A genomic region of Raphanus sativus cultivar WK10039 chromosome 6, ASM80110v3, whole genome shotgun sequence contains the following coding sequences:
- the LOC108806976 gene encoding protein IQ-DOMAIN 21 has protein sequence MGKKGSGGWFSTVKKKVFRSSPKDSKRENNISNNTAVRWQQQHDMQEVVSFENFPAESSPEISHEVESTASTPATTVGERKHAMAVAIATAAAAEAAVAAAQAAAKVVRLAGYNRQTEEDTAAVLIQSHYRGYLARRALRALKGLVRLQALVRGNHVRKQAQMTMKCMQALVRVQGRVRARKLQVAHDRFKKQFEEEERRSGMEKPTNGSTNLQTEREKPKKLHEVNRTSLYQTPGKEKEKCEGMMKRERALAYAYTYQRQMQHTYDDETIGFSVNGPDRTQWGWNWLDHWMSSQPYMARQVGPGSSPCPESYNPPPYPPFPTAAATTAGTTTPDDVSEKTVEMDVTTPTSLKDKMIIGLTDREYIDFGSYKPAHKQCKSPSHIPSYMTPTASAKAKVRDQDTTVKIQGTSLMPYWNSSTKNGSINGSGCDSSSSGGVVATGYTGPRSPNPKMDFRKPVSPSQSPTGFGKRGWRHDL, from the exons ATGGGGAAGAAAGGGAGTGGTGGGTGGTTCTCAACGGTGAAAAAGAAGGTCTTTAGATCCTCTCCAAAAGACTCAAAG AGAGAAAACAACATTAGCAACAATACCGCCGTCAGGTGGCAGCAGCAACACGACATGCAAGAAGTCGTGTCTTTTGAAAATTTCCCAGCCGAAAGTTCGCCGGAAATCTCCCATGAGGTTGAGAGCACAGCTTCTACTCCGGCAACAACCGTTGGAGAGAGAAAGCACGCAATGGCTGTGGCTATAGCCACGGCAGCAGCTGCTGAAGCCGCCGTTGCTGCAGCACAAGCCGCAGCCAAAGTCGTTCGTCTTGCCGGCTACAACCGCCAGACAGAGGAAGATACTGCCGCAGTGCTCATCCAATCGCACTATAGAGGCTATTTG GCGAGACGAGCACTTCGTGCCTTAAAAGGACTAGTTAGGCTACAAGCATTGGTACGTGGGAACCACGTACGAAAACAGGCACAAATGACCATGAAATGCATGCAAGCTCTGGTTCGTGTCCAAGGCCGAGTGAGAGCGAGAAAGCTTCAAGTTGCTCATGACCGGTTTAAGAAAcagtttgaagaagaagagaggcgaTCAGGCATGGAAAAACCGACCAATG GGTCTACTAATCTCCAAACCGAACGAGAGAAACCTAAGAAATTGCACGAAGTGAACCGAACCAGCCTGTACCAAACTCCAGGAAAG GAAAAAGAGAAGTGTGAAGGAATGATGAAAAGAGAGAGGGCTCTTGCTTATGCATACACCTACCAG CGGCAAATGCAACACACATATGACGACGAGACAATTGGATTTTCTGTCAACGGGCCTGATAGAACTCAATGGGGTTGGAACTGGCTTGACCATTGGATGTCTTCCCAACCATACATGGCCCGTCAAGTCGGTCCGGGTTCCAGTCCCTGTCCTGAATCTTACAATCCTCCTCCCTACCCGCCTTTCCCCACAGCCGCAGCAACCACGGCTGGTACCACAACACCTGATGATGTATCTGAGAAGACGGTGGAAATGGATGTGACCACTCCGACGAGCCTCAAGGACAAGATGATAATCGGCCTGACTGATCGAGAATATATTGACTTTGGATCATATAAACCAGCCCATAAGCAATGTAAAAGCCCAAGCCATATACCAAGCTATATGACTCCAACCGCATCAGCAAAGGCTAAAGTTCGAGACCAAGACACGACCGTCAAGATTCAAGGTACTTCTCTTATGCCGTATTGGAACTCCTCAACCAAAAACGGGTCGATTAATGGATCAGGTTGTGATTCGTCAAGTTCTGGTGGAGTAGTAGCAACTGGTTATACTGGTCCTAGGAGTCCTAACCCGAAAATGGATTTCCGTAAACCGGTTAGTCCTAGTCAAAGTCCTACTGGGTTTGGGAAGAGAGGCTGGAGACATGATCTCTAG
- the LOC108806860 gene encoding protein DEFECTIVE IN MERISTEM SILENCING 3 produces the protein MYPTGQQMFAQTMMELDPKETSSRDNGGGGMSHAEFALFNSDRLQSDLEDMGNKIKQHEDNLKFLKSQKNKLDESILELQVHMSKLHTSGTCRTETQDDNTINEQILEHVNSAAGVLSYVQSHHYSQASQLDMTNGVVGVVGKLGKVNDDNLSQVLSDYLGTRSMLGLVYKDYKSVNPLEKYDNHGYVDRNGAIHGLASSIGRTIDGHFHVISLENLRAYVGKCVAGDPQRRLDLPNPKLPNGECPPGFLGYAVNLIQIDPAYLVCVTAYGYGLRETLFYSLFSDLQVYKTRVDMITALPCVTDGAVSLDGGIIRNSGIFTLGTRDAKASVRFAKPSGSQTTGNYNEAERQMNEVRWKKEKTLEDIKRAQVLHDHALYNFGKKKEEFVRCLAQTQSSYPNEKMKSPR, from the exons ATGTATCCGACCGGTCAACAG ATGTTTGCCCAAACGATGATGGAGTTGGATCCAAAAGAAACAAGCTCAAGAGATAATGGAGGAGGAGGGATGTCTCATGCTGAGTTTGCTTTGTTCAATTCCGACAGGCTTCAGTCTGATCTCGAAGACATGGGCAACAAGATCAAACAGCACGAAGACAACTTGAAGTTTCTCAAGTCTCAGAAAAACAAACTTGATGAATCAATCCTCGAATTGCAAG TTCATATGAGCAAGCTTCATACGTCAGGCACTTGTAGAACTGAAACCCAAGATGATAATACCATAAACGAACAGATCCTTGAGCACGTTAACTCAGCCGCTGGAGTTTTGAGTTATGTTCAGTCTCATCACTACTCGCAGGCTTCTCAGTTAGATATGACTAACGGTGTGGTTGGAGTTGTAGGCAAACTGGGGAAAGTCAATGACGATAACCTCAGCCA GGTTTTGTCGGATTACTTAGGGACACGGTCGATGTTGGGACTTGTATACAAGGATTACAAAAGTGTTAACCCTTTGGAGAAGTATGACAACCACGGCTACGTTGATAGAAACGGTGCCATTCACGGTCTTGCCTCTTCCATTGGCAGAACCATTGATGGCCATTTCCATGTCATCTCTCTAGAAAATCTCAG AGCGTATGTTGGCAAGTGCGTAGCTGGTGATCCACAGAGAAGGCTTGATCTTCCCAACCCCAAGTTGCCTAACGGCGAGTGTCCTCCTGGTTTTCTTGGATACGCTGTGAACTTGATACAGATAGATCCAGCTTACTTGGTTTGCGTCACGGCATATGGATACGGTCTTCGTGAGACTTTGTTCTACAGTCTCTTCTCTGACCTTCAAGTTTACAAGACGAGGGTTGATATGATTACTGCCCTCCCATGCGTAACTGATGGTGCAGTGTCTCTGGATGGAGGAATCATCAGAAATTCTGGCATCTTCACACTTGGAACCCG TGATGCAAAGGCAAGTGTGAGATTTGCAAAGCCAAGTGGTTCACAGACTACGGGGAATTATAATGAGGCGGAGAGGCAAATGAATGAGGTGAGATGGAAGAAGGAGAAAACGCTGGAGGACATAAAGAGAGCGCAAGTGCTCCATGATCATGCTCTCTACAACTTTGgcaagaagaaagaagagtttGTTAGATGCTTGGCTCAGACTCAGAGTTCATACCCTAATGAG AAAATGAAATCTCCCAGATGA
- the LOC108812233 gene encoding probable pectinesterase/pectinesterase inhibitor 34 — protein MGYERLEPSKPSGSVTTTTAPSPNLNQPPTTSQPGNTSPRRKKLLVSSIVVAFALILAAAIFAGVRSQVKSSQHVPGLARKPSQAISKACALTRFPELCVDSLMDFPGSLAASSPKDLIHVTVNMTLHHFTQALYSSTSFSFLDMPPRVRSAYESCVELLDDSVDALSRALSSVVSVSGGQTKPQDVMTWLSSALTNHDTCTEGFDGVGDGGVKDQMADAVKNLSELVSNCLAIFAASGDGDDFAGVPIQNRRLLEVGGKKMKFPRWTKRRERELLEMPVSQIQADIVVSKDGNGTCKTISEAIKKAPQHSTRRTIIYVKAGRYEEKNLKIGRKKINLMFVGDGKGKTVISGGKSIFDNITTFHTASFAATGAGFIVRDITFENWAGPEKHQAVALRVGADHAVIYRCSIIGYQDTLYVHSNRQFFRECDIYGTVDFIFGNAAVVLQNCSIYARKPMALQKNTITAQNRKDPNQNTGISIHASRVLATSDLQATNGTTQTYLGRPWKLYSRTVYMLSYIGNHVHTRGWLEWNTTFALDTLYYGEYLNTGPGSNISQRVNWPGYRVINSTAEANRFTVSEFIYGSSWLPSTGVSFLAGLNL, from the exons ATGGGGTACGAAAGGCTCGAACCGTCGAAACCAAGTGGTTCGGTCACAACCACCACAGCTCCGTCTCCGAACCTAAACCAACCCCCCACGACATCACAACCGGGTAACACTAGTCCGAGAAGAAAGAAGCTTCTTGTCTCATCAATCGTCGTAGCTTTCGCACTTATCCTCGCCGCCGCGATTTTCGCCGGAGTCCGATCACAAGTCAAGTCATCCCAACACGTTCCAGGCCTGGCTCGAAAACCAAGCCAAGCAATCTCAAAAGCTTGCGCGTTGACTCGCTTCCCCGAGCTATGCGTTGACTCACTCATGGACTTCCCGGGCTCCCTCGCCGCCTCCTCCCCTAAAGATCTGATCCACGTGACGGTGAACATGACGCTCCACCACTTCACCCAAGCGCTCTACTCGTCCACCTCTTTCTCCTTCCTCGACATGCCGCCACGCGTCCGCTCCGCCTACGAGTCCTGCGTCGAGCTGCTGGACGATTCGGTCGACGCGCTCTCACGCGCTCTCTCCTCAGTGGTCTCCGTCTCCGGCGGCCAGACGAAGCCGCAAGACGTGATGACGTGGCTGAGCTCGGCTCTGACGAACCACGACACGTGCACGGAAGGGTTCGACGGGGTCGGCGACGGCGGAGTGAAGGATCAGATGGCGGATGCGGTGAAGAATCTCTCGGAGCTCGTCAGCAACTGTTTGGCGATATTCGCGGCGAGCGGCGACGGCGACGATTTCGCCGGGGTGCCGATACAGAACAGGAGGCTTTTGGAAGTAGGAGGCAAGAAGATGAAGTTCCCGAGATGGACCAAGAGAAGAGAGCGGGAGCTACTGGAAATGCCGGTGTCTCAGATACAAGCTGATATCGTCGTCTCCAAAGACGGCAACGGCACGTGCAAAACTATATCGGAAGCTATCAAGAAAGCTCCTCAGCACAGTACTCGCCGGACTATTATCTATGTCAAAGCCGGAAG GTACGAAGAAAAGAACCTTAAGATCGGtaggaaaaaaattaatttgatgtTCGTTGGAGATGGCAAGGGTAAAACTGTTATTTCTGGAGGGAAGAGTATTTTTGACAACATTACCACTTTCCACACGGCGTCGTTTG CCGCAACTGGAGCTGGATTTATTGTCAGGGACATTACATTTGAAAATTGGGCTGGTCCAGAAAAGCACCAAGCAGTGGCCCTTCGCGTTGGAGCTGACCATGCGGTGATATACCGGTGCAGTATAATCGGTTACCAAGACACACTCTATGTCCATTCAAACCGTCAGTTCTTCCGCGAATGCGATATTTACGGTACAGTCGATTTCATCTTTGGTAATGCAGCTGTAGTGCTACAAAACTGTAGCATCTATGCACGCAAACCCATGGCTCTTCAGAAAAACACAATCACAGCTCAAAACAGAAAAGATCCGAACCAAAACACCGGAATATCGATACATGCCTCAAGAGTTTTGGCGACATCTGATCTTCAAGCGACCAATGGTACTACCCAGACGTATTTAGGCCGGCCATGGAAGCTATACTCTAGAACGGTTTACATGTTATCGTATATCGGCAATCATGTACACACCAGAGGTTGGCTCGAATGGAACACAACATTTGCTTTAGATACTCTATACTACGGTGAGTATTTGAACACGGGACCAGGGTCGAACATTTCACAACGTGTGAATTGGCCAGGGTATCGGGTCATCAATTCAACGGCTGAGGCAAACCGGTTTACGGTGTCGGAATTTATATATGGTTCGTCCTGGTTGCCTTCAACCGGGGTTTCGTTCTTGGCCGGATTAAACCTTTAG